TTGACAGGAAAATGACATGAAAAGGATTGCTCTCAATATCCGGCAGATATCTCTTGACGCGGCGTATCACGACTGTTGAGATTCGCTGGCGGGGATACCGGGATCGGAGTTGTCTCCCTGCAAAGTACCACAGCATGTCACCCAGCAGGACGCCACACAGGGCAAAGAGAAAGGAGTCAAGAAAGTGAAAGGCATGAAGCCGAACCATCATACCGGCCGTGGCCAGAAAGAGTTCCCCTTCAATGATCATCGCCGCACAAAGCAGCCAGTATGCCCAGTGCCGGTTCGCCTCAACAGTCGAAATAAAGAA
This is a stretch of genomic DNA from Nitrospirota bacterium. It encodes these proteins:
- a CDS encoding VTT domain-containing protein, with the translated sequence FFISTVEANRHWAYWLLCAAMIIEGELFLATAGMMVRLHAFHFLDSFLFALCGVLLGDMLWYFAGRQLRSRYPRQRISTVVIRRVKRYLPDIESNPFHVIFLSKFLYGLNHSTLVVLGFLKVPFGHFMRIQFISSFIWSLLFLTIGYLFGSVAVMFTQRLRHFMVLAFMLLAVIAILVYIIGRLIEKAEQKHQEL